A genomic region of Raphanus sativus cultivar WK10039 chromosome 6, ASM80110v3, whole genome shotgun sequence contains the following coding sequences:
- the LOC108812256 gene encoding nuclear pore complex protein NUP205 isoform X2, whose amino-acid sequence MVSPKELAAIVQSSLLGASGTSPTQRIELTHALRNSFSSFQNLLSFPPPKASDRAQVQSKEIRLPDSLPISLDEQDVAISLKLSDELHLNEIDSVRLLVSANQEWGLMGRDPLEIQRLATGLWYTGRRDLTSTLYTLLRAVVMDQGVEPDLIADIQGLLEDLIKAGLRQRLINLIKELNREEPSGLGGPLCEQYLIDSRGALVERRAVVHRERLILGHCLVLSILVDRPGPKDVKDIYNVLKDNAVQLTQGNDTIKYQISFSLLFSLIITFISDAISALSDKSSMISQDASFRTEFQNIVMASGSDLPSDGFIGGVRLAWAVHLMLIYDGISGMDTISAASTTDMGHICSCLESIFSKNVFQFLLDNVLQTAAYQNDEEDMIYIYNAYLHKLTSCFLSHPIARDKVKESKDMAMSVLNSYRISDPLDGSMQTEEADRPLPFISLMEFVSNIYQKEPELLYGNDVLWTFVNFAGEDHTNFKTLVAFLEMLRTLASTQEGASKVYELLRGTAFRSIGWATLFDCIAIYDDKFKQSLQTAGAVMPDFLEGDAKALVAYLNVLQKVVENGNPTERKNWFPDIEPFFKLLGYENVPPYLKGALRKTIAAFVHVFPEMRDPIWVFLEQYDLPVVVGSPVGKTDQSSQVYDMQFELNEIEARREQYPSTISFLNLINALIAGEKDVTDRGRRFIGIFKFVYDHVFAPFPQRAYSDPCEKWQLVVACLQHFHMILSMYDIQEEDLDGFTEHSQFLVSAETSLLQTQLPVIELLKDFMSGKTLYRNLMSVLQVGVNSIMSERMSKTYGKILEKAVQLSLEILLLVFEKDLLVSDVWRPLYQPLDIILSQDHNQIVALLEYVRYDSLPQIQRSSIKLMNILSSRLVGLVPMLIKMNAANSLIEDYASCLELRLEEGEVVENSCDDLGVLIMQLLVDCINRPAPSITHLLLKFDLDAPVEGTVLQPKFHYSCLKVILEMLEKLPNPDINFLLFECGFQLLCELSLDPLTSGPIMDLLSSKKYQFFLRHLDTIGVATLPKRSGSQTLRISSLHQRAWLLKLLAIALHNGSGSSSDHLEACQSILSHLFGREVTEAGNELYFSTTYPLQDGLDYAGTSSISKSKVLALLEILQFRSPDASMQLPQIVSSRKYDTLVKEILENRDTSVSGSIYYYSERGDRLIDLSSFSNKLYQELHSGFPLVDSFQNVAEVNEVRETIQQLLKWGWKYNRNLEEQAAQLHMLAGWSQIVEISACRRISSLDNRSEILYRILDASLSASASPDCSLKMAFVLTQVALTCIAKLRDDRFLFHGALSSDTVTCLDVMMVKHLSTGACHSLLLKLVMAILRHESSESLRRRQYALLLSYFQYCQHMIALEVPTSVVQFLLLSDQDDEDLDIQKIDKEQADLARANFAIIKKEAQGILDVVIKDACQGSEFGKTISLYVLEALVCIDHERYFLSQLQSRGFIRSCLGSISNISHQAQDGRHLLESQQRACTLEAEFALLLRISHKYGKSGGQVLFSMGALEHIASFRATITNGNMRRVNMKLQTDTGYDVQKQRTIITAVLRLVFSLTSLVETSEFFEGRNKIVREVIEFIKGHQLLFDQLLREDVTQADDLLMEQIILAVGILSKVWPFEENDEYGFVQGLFDLMSKLFISSREGHVVQGSELKLSQLRFSLTSFLYFLVTKNSLRLQISNDSCDSSAKLRQPTLMLLASLLSHVTDSLEGAAEKKSLLLHKIRDINELSRQDVDAIIKMCDCQEYVTASDNIHKRRYIAMVEMCKIVGSRDQLITLLLQLTEHVLNIILIHLQDRSGSSNERASPYGSKSHQQQEVTDLCGKLSPITERLALLNEGKVGHNLKVFKRLATTVKEMAVQKCL is encoded by the exons ATGGTGTCGCCGAAAGAGTTGGCGGCCATAGTACAGTCTTCGCTGCTCGGAGCGTCGGGGACAAGCCCAACGCAGCGAATCGAACTCACTCACGCCCTTCGAAACTCCTTCTCCTCTTTCCAGAACCTCCTCTCTTTCCCG CCTCCGAAGGCGTCCGATAGAGCGCAAGTTCAGTCCAAAGAGATTCGACTTCCTGATTCGTTACCGATATCCTTGGATGAACAAGATGTTGCGATT AGCTTGAAACTGAGTGATGAGCTTCACCTAAATGAGATAGATTCTGTTCGTCTGCTTGTATCTGCAAACCAGGAG TGGGGCTTGATGGGACGGGACCCGCTTGAGATTCAACGGCTTGCAACTGGGCTATGGTACACAGGGAGAAGAGATCTTACATCAACGCTCTACACACTCCTCAGG GCAGTTGTTATGGACCAGGGGGTTGAACCTGATCTTATAGCTGACATTCAGGGCCTGTTGGAAGATCTGATTAAAGCCGGGCTCAGACAACGGTTGATTAATCTTATAAAG GAACTCAATCGGGAGGAACCTTCTGGCTTGGGTGGGCCCTTATGTGAGCAATACCTTATTGACTCGAGAGGTGCTCTTGTTGAACGAAGAGCTGTTGTTCATAGGGAAAGACTGATCCTGGGACATTGCCTTGTTCTTTCGATTTTGGTTGATAGACCTG GTCCAAAAGATGTGAAGGACATATACAATGTTTTAAAAGACAATGCAGTTCAATTAACTCAAGGAAATGACACCATAAAGTATCAG ATTAGTTTCAGTCTTCTGTTTTCTCTCATCATTACCTTCATATCAGATGCCATCAGTGCACTATCGGATAAGTCATCTATGATATCTCAAGATGCTTCGTTTAGGACAGAATTTCAGAATATT GTCATGGCTTCTGGCAGTGACCTCCCTTCTGATGGCTTCATTGGTGGCGTAAGGCTTGCATGGGCTGTGCATTTAATGTTGATATATGATGGGATATCTGGAATGGATACAATTTCTGCTGCGTCAACAACTGATATGGGGCACATATGCTCCTGCCTGGAGTCCATCTTTTCAAAAAACGTGTTTCAGTTTTTGCTGGATAATGTTCTTCAAACTGCAGCCTACCAG AACGATGAGGAAGAcatgatatacatatataatgcgTATCTACACAAGTTAACCTCATGTTTTCTATCTCACCCGATTGCAAGAGACAAG GTGAAGGAATCAAAAGACATGGCTATGAGTGTTCTTAATTCTTACCGAATTAGTGATCCACTTGACGGCAGTATGCAGACTGAAGAGGCTGACAGGCCGCTACCATTTATTTCCCTTATGGAGTTTGTAAGCAATATCTATCAG AAAGAACCGGAGCTACTCTACGGGAATGATGTCTTGTGGACTTTTGTAAATTTTGCCGGAGAGGATCACACGAATTTCAAAACTCTTGTGGCATTTTTGGAAATGCTGCGCACCTTG GCTTCCACTCAAGAAGGTGCTTCTAAGGTCTATGAGTTGCTCAGAGGTACAGCATTTCGCAGTATAGGATGGGCCACTTTGTTTGATTGCATAGCAATTTACGATGACAAGTTCAAGCAGTCTCTTCAAACTGCTGGAGCGGTGATGCCAGACTTCCTGGAGGGCGATGCAAAAGCACTTGTTGCATATCTGAATGTACTTCAAAAG GTTGTTGAGAATGGTAATCCTACTGAGAGGAAAAATTGGTTTCCTGATATCGAACCATTTTTTAAGCTTCTTGGTTACGAAAACGTTCCTCCATATCTGAAG GGTGCTCTTAGGAAGACCATTGCTGCTTTTGTTCATGTATTTCCAGAAATGAGGGACCCTATCTGGGTTTTTCTTGAGCAGTATGATCTGCCGGTTGTTGTGGGATCACCGGTTGGAAAGACTGACCAATCTTCTCAG GTCTATGATATGCAGTTCGAGTTAAATGAAATTGAAGCAAGGAGAGAACAATATCCTTCAACAATATCGTTCCTTAATCTTATTAACGCTCTGATTGCCGGAGAGAAAGATGTGACTGATCGTGGTCGTAG atttatTGGCATCTTCAAATTTGTTTATGATCATGTATTCGCCCCCTTTCCTCAAAGGGCATACTCGGATCCTTGTGAGAAGTGGCAATTGGTTGTGGCGTGCCTACAACATTTTCACAT GATCTTAAGCATGTATGATATTCAGGAGGAGGATCTTGATGGATTTACGGAGCATTCACAGTTTCTGGTGTCAGCTGAAACATCTTTACTACAAACGCAGCTACCAGTTATAGAATTACTAAAA GATTTCATGAGTGGGAAAACACTGTATAGGAACCTTATGAGTGTCCTTCAGGTTGGGGTCAATTCCATCATGAGCGAGCGAATGAGTAAAACATACGGGAAGATCTTGGAAAAGGCTGTGCAACTCTCTTTGGAAATCTTATTACTTGTCTTTGAGAAGGATTTGCTTGTTTCTGATGTCTGGCGTCCGCTGTACCAG CCTTTGGATATAATTCTCTCGCAAGATCATAATCAAATTGTTGCCTTGCTGGAGTATGTCAGATATGATTCTCTTCCTCAGATTCAAAGATCATCAATCAAATTGATGAACATTTTAAg TTCTCGCTTGGTTGGTCTCGTTCCAATGCTGATTAAAATGAACGCTGCAAATTCCTTGATTGAGGATTATGCGTCCTGCCTTGAGCTACGACTTGAAGAGGGTGAAGTTGTAGAGAACAGTTGCGATGATCTAGGGGTCCTTATTATGCAG CTTCTGGTTGATTGTATCAACCGGCCTGCACCAAGTATCACACATTTGCTTCTTAAGTTTGACTTGGATGCCCCCGTGGAAGGCACAGTTTTGCAGCCTAAGTTCCACTACAG TTGTCTGAAGGTCATTCTTGAAATGCTGGAAAAACTTCCAAACCCTGATATAAACTTCTTACTCTTTGAGTGTGGCTTTCAG CTTTTGTGTGAGTTGAGTTTGGATCCACTAACTAGTGGTCCAATCATGGATCTCTTGAGCAGCAAAAAGTATCAGTTTTTTCTTCGG CATCTCGATACCATCGGTGTTGCTACCCTTCCAAAAAGAAGTGGTAGCCAGACGCTCCGTATTAGTTCACTTCATCAG AGGGCGTGGCTGTTAAAGCTCCTAGCTATTGCATTGCATAATGGTTCTGGAAGCAGTTCAGATCACCTAGAGGCGTGTCAGAGCATACTTTCTCATCTTTTTGGGCGGGAGGTAACTGAAGCAGGGAACGAACTTTATTTTTCCACTACATATCCTCTTCAGGATGGTCTTGATTATGCTGGAACTAGTTCAATCAGTAAAAGTAAG GTATTGGCGTTGCTTGAAATCCTCCAGTTTAGATCTCCTGATGCTTCGATGCAGCTTCCTCAAATTGTGTCAAGCCGAAAGTATGACACACTG GTAAAGGAAATACTTGAAAACCGTGATACCTCTGTAAGTGGCAGTATCTACTATTATTCTGAGCGTGGTGATCGTCTGATTGATCTATCTTCCTTCAGTAACAAACTCTATCAG GAACTACATTCTGGATTTCCCCTAGTGGACAGTTTTCAAAATGTTGCCGAGGTTAATGAAGTTAGAGAGACAATTCAACAGCTGTTGAAATGGGGGTGGAAGTATAATCGAAACCTTGAGGAGCAAGCCGCCCAACTGCATATGTTAGCTGGCTGGTCTCAGATTGTCGAG ATATCTGCCTGCAGAAGAATATCTTCTCTGGATAATCGATCTGAAATTTTGTATCG GATACTTGACGCCTCTCTAAGTGCCTCTGCTTCTCCGGATTGTTCATTAAAAATGGCGTTTGTACTTACTCAG GTCGCCCTTACCTGCATTGCCAAACTTCGTGATGATAGATTTTTGTTTCATGGTGCCTTGAGTTCTGACACAGTGACATGTCTAGATGTCATGATGGTAAAACATTTATCCACTGGTGCTTGCCACTCACTTCTTTTGAAACTTGTTATGGCAATTCTAAGGCACGAGTCATCAGAATCCTTGAGAAGGCG CCAATATGCATTGCTCTTGAGCTATTTCCAGTATTGCCAGCATATGATTGCTCTGGAGGTGCCAACATCAGTCGTGCAATTCTTGTTGCTTAGTGATCAAGATGATGAAGATTTGGATATCCAGAAG ATTGACAAGGAGCAGGCTGACCTTGCTCGTGCCAACTTTGCTATAATAAAGAAAGAAGCCCAGGGCATCTTGGATGTG GTAATCAAGGATGCATGTCAAGGCAGTGAATTTGGAAAAACGATTTCACTTTACGTGCTTGAAGCTCTTGTTTGTATTGATCACGAGAGATATTTTCTTAGTCAGCTTCAGAGCAGAGGTTTCATACGGTCTTGCCTTGGCAGCATTAGTAATATCTCCCACCAG GCCCAGGATGGAAGACATTTACTGGAGTCACAACAGCGAGCATGTACCTTAGAGGCAGAATTTGCATTGCTACTTAGAATTAGCCACAAGTACGGAAAGTCTGGAGGCCAGGTTCTGTTCTCCATGGGTGCACTGGAACATATCGCCTCGTTTAGAGCTACTATTACCAAT GGAAATATGAGGCGGGTCAATATGAAGCTTCAGACTGATACAGGATATGATGTTCAAAAGCAACGAACAATAATTACTGCTGTCCTAAGATTGGTGTTTTCCCTAACTTCATTGGTTGAGACCTCTGAATTTTTCGAG GGGAGGAATAAAATTGTTCGTGAAGTTATTGAGTTTATCAAAGGACATCAATTGCTTTTTGACCAACTTCTTCGTGAAGACGTAACCCAAGCAGATGATTTATTGATGGAGCAAATTATCCTAGCAGTAGGAATATTGAGCAAG GTCTGGCCTTTCGAAGAGAACGATGAATATGGATTTGTTCAAGGGCTGTTTGATTTGATGAGCAAGCTTTTCATATCATCTCGAGAAGGACACGTAGTTCAG GGATCAGAGCTCAAATTGTCTCAGTTGCGGTTCAGCTTGACttctttcttatattttctagtGACAAAAAATTCTTTGAGGTTACAG ATATCAAATGATTCTTGTGATAGCTCCGCTAAACTACGGCAACCAACGTTGATGCTGCTTGCATCTCTTCTTTCGCATGTGACTGATTCCCTCGAGGGGGCAGCAGAGAAAAAGTCCTTACTCCTTCATAAG ATTAGAGACATTAACGAGCTCTCAAGACAAGATGTAGATGCAATAATCAAAATGTGTGATTGCCAAGAATATGTCACAGCATCAGACAACATACATAAAAG GAGATACATAGCTATGGTCGAAATGTGCAAAATCGTGGGCAGCAGGGACCAGTTAATCACATTGTTACTACAACTAACAGAGCATGTACTAAATATCATCTTGATCCATCTCCAAGATAG ATCTGGTAGTTCAAATGAGCGGGCATCACCATATGGTTCAAAATCTCATCAACAACAGGAAGTTACAGATCTCTGTGGCAAATTGTCACCTATCACAGAAAGGCTTGCATTACTGAATGAG GGAAAAGTAGGACACAACTTGAAGGTTTTCAAGAGACTGGCGACTACTGTAAAAGAAATGGCTGTCCAAAAGTGTTTATGA